In Aegilops tauschii subsp. strangulata cultivar AL8/78 chromosome 3, Aet v6.0, whole genome shotgun sequence, one genomic interval encodes:
- the LOC109770817 gene encoding cysteine-rich receptor-like protein kinase 10, with amino-acid sequence MRFLSSVDLACHPRMAVVILPLLLLLLPLVPPAAAQSWPSCGNSGVYESDSTYEANLRHLSSTLPKKAASSTTLFATDTHGNVPNVIFALALCRGDSNASACEGCLVTAFQDGQDNCPDSKDTTVYYNGNPCMLRFSNKNFLATTDNDKILVIATFASMEMPLNTSIRHDSFRFLLFTLLNNTAQSAANSSRRFTTSRLDVSSLPTVYCLMQCTPDLTADDCAACFHPYSSLTFKHMDDGKGGQILGTRCSMRYEIYPFFQGKPMLRIINLASAVPAINNTLPPVTVYPHRQSQPQSPVAAPPPPEAQASTQELHGRNSHRKALRIIAIAAPLLSIFMCFICCIVWMTRRRKGTDILHDQAATNKLEEDALVSRLEDKSSEFTLFEFSDIFHSTHNFSKENLLGQGGFGPVYKGQLPDGVEIAVKRLAAHSGQGFTEFKNEVELIAKLQHNNLVKLIGCCIEGEEKLLVYEYLPNKSLDFFIFDVSRTTLVDWNKRCVIIEGIAQGLLYLHKHSRLRIIHRDLKASNILLDQGMNPKISDFGLAKIFSSNDTQGSTKRVVGTYGYMAPEYASEGIYSIKSDVFSFGVLLLEILSRQRNSGFHQHEDFLNLLGYSWQLWEGGRCFELLEASIAKEIHAAEARKYINIALMCVQEHADDRPTMSNVVAMLNSESFILPEPKHPAYFSLRVSKVDESGNNDVTVCSNNDLTITEEPDGR; translated from the exons ATGCGGTTCCTATCATCCGTGGATCTGGCTTGTCATCCACGGATGGCCGTGGTtatcctccccctcctcctcctgctcctgcCCCTCGTGCCGCCCGCCGCTGCCCAATCTTGGCCATCTTGTGGCAACAGCGGTGTCTACGAATCAGATAGCACCTACGAAGCCAACCTCAGGCACCTCTCATCCACCCTCCCGAAGAAGGCAGCATCCAGCACCACCCTCTTCGCCACCGACACCCATGGCAATGTTCCGAATGTCATCTTCGCCCTCGCACTCTGCCGCGGGGACTCCAACGCCTCTGCCTGTGAGGGCTGTTTGGTTACCGCCTTCCAGGACGGACAGGACAACTGCCCCGACAGTAAGGACACCACCGTGTACTACAATGGTAATCCCTGCATGCTCAGGTTCTCCAACAAGAATTTTCTTGCCACCACCGACAATGACAAAATACTCGTCATTGCGACTTTTGCGAGCATGGAAATGCCGCTCAACACCTCGATAAGACACGACTCCTTCAGGTTCTTGTTGTTCACACTTCTGAACAACACAGCTCAATCGGCTGCGAACAGCTCGAGGAGGTTCACCACCTCGCGCTTAGATGTCAGCTCCCTCCCGACGGTCTACTGCCTTATGCAGTGCACGCCCGACCTGACCGCTGATGACTGTGCAGCCTGTTTCCATCCTTACTCCTCGTTAACGTTCAAGCACATGGACGATGGGAAAGGTGGTCAAATTCTGGGGACACGGTGTAGCATGAGGTACGAGATATACCCATTCTTCCAAGGGAAGCCCATGCTGCGTATTATCAACTTGGCATCTGCAGTTCCGGCGATCAACAACACCTTGCCGCCAGTTACAGTGTACCCGCACCGGCAGTCACAACCGCAGTCACCGGTTGCGGCACCACCACCTCCGGAGGCACAAGCGAGCACCCAAGAACTTCATG GACGCAACTCACACCGGAAGGCGCTGCGGATTATTGCTATTGCAGCTCCATTACTGTCAATATTTATGTGCTTTATCTGTTGCATTGTATGGATGACAAGACGAAGAAAAG GAACTGATATCTTACACGATCAAGCTGCCACGAATAAGCTGGAAGAAGACGCATTGGTTTCGAGATTGGAAGACAAGAGTTCAGAGTTCACTCTCTTTGAATTTTCTGACATATTCCATTCTACACACAACTTCTCCAAAGAAAACCTACTTGGGCAAGGTGGTTTTGGTCCTGTCTACAAG GGCCAGTTACCAGATGGAGTGGAAATTGCAGTTAAAAGGCTTGCCGCACATTCAGGACAGGGTTTCACTGAATTCAAAAATGAAGTTGAACTTATTGCAAAACTACAGCACAATAATTTGGTCAAGCTCATAGGATGTTGCATTGAGGGAGAGGAAAAACTTTTGGTGTACGAATATTTGCCAAATAAGAGCTTGGACTTCTTTATCTTTG ATGTTAGCAGAACAACATTGGTTGATTGGAATAAAAGATGTGTGATAATCGAAGGGATAGCCCAAGGTCTACTGTATCTCCACAAGCACTCTCGGTTGCGCATCATACACAGAGACCTTAAGGCCAGCAACATTCTCTTGGACCAGGGCATGAATCCCAAAATTTCTGATTTTGGGCTAGCAAAAATTTTCAGCTCCAATGATACTCAAGGAAGCACAAAGAGGGTGGTGGGAACATA TGGTTATATGGCTCCGGAGTATGCATCTGAAGGCATTTACTCGATCAAATCTGACGTGTTCAGCTTTGGTGTGTTACTTCTCGAGATCCTTAGCAGACAAAGGAATTCTGGTTTCCATCAGCACGAAGATTTTCTTAACCTCCTTGGATAT TCATGGCAGCTCTGGGAAGGAGGAAGATGTTTTGAGCTTCTAGAAGCATCAATTGCCAAGGAGATCCACGCAGCTGAGGCAAGGAAGTACATTAACATTGCACTAATGTGCGTACAAGAGCACGCAGATGATCGACCGACCATGTCAAATGTCGTTGCGATGTTAAACAGCGAGAGTTTTATTCTTCCAGAGCCTAAACATCCAGCATACTTCAGCCTAAGGGTATCTAAGGTAGATGAATCGGGTAATAATGACGTAACCGTCTGCAGTAATAACGACTTAACCATCACTGAGGAGCCAGATGGCAGATAG